The following proteins come from a genomic window of Portunus trituberculatus isolate SZX2019 unplaced genomic scaffold, ASM1759143v1 PGA_scaffold_495__1_contigs__length_13985, whole genome shotgun sequence:
- the LOC123500837 gene encoding histone H4 produces MTGRGKGGKGLGKGGAKRHRKVLRDNIQGITKPAIRRLARRGGVKRISGLIYEETRGVLKVFLENVIRDAVTYTEHAKRKTVTAMDVVYALKRQGRTLYGFGG; encoded by the coding sequence atgactggccgcggcaagggaggcaagggacttggaaagggaggagccaaGCGTCACCGTAAGGTTTTGCGTGACAACATCCAGGGCATCACCAAGCCCGCTATCCGTCGGTTGGCTCGCCGAGGCGGCGTCAAGCGCATCTCCGGTCTCATCTACGAGGAGACTCGTGGGGTGCTAAAGGTGTTCCTCGAGAACGTCATCAGGGATGCCGTCACCTACACCGAGCACGCCAAGCGCAAGACCGTCACTGCCATGGACGTCGTCTACGCCCTCAAGCGTCAGGGACGTACCCTCTACGGATTTGGCGGTTAA
- the LOC123500835 gene encoding histone H2A, with protein sequence MSGRGKGGKVKGKSKSRSSRAGLQFPVGRIHRLLRKGNYAERVGAGAPVYLAAVMEYLAAEVLELAGNAARDNKKTRIIPRHLQLAIRNDEELNKLLSGVTIAQGGVLPNIQAVLLPKKTEKK encoded by the coding sequence ATGTCCGGACgcggcaaaggaggaaaggtgaagggaaagtcaaAGTCCCGTTCCAGCCGTGCTGGACTCCAGTTCCCGGTCGGCAGGATTCATCGCCTCCTGAGGAAGGGCAACTACGCCGAGCGAGTGGGGGCTGGCGCCCCCGTGTACCTTGCAGCGGTCATGGAGTACCTGGCCGCCGAAGTCCTCGAGCTTGCCGGCAACGCCGCCCGCGACAACAAGAAGACTCGCATCATCCCGCGTCACCTGCAGCTGGCCATCCGGAACGACGAGGAACTTAACAAGCTCCTCTCCGGGGTCACCATTGCACAGGGTGGCGTGCTGCCAAACATTCAGGCTGTGCTCCTTCCCAAGAAGACCGAGAAGAAGtaa